The Pagrus major chromosome 17, Pma_NU_1.0 genome includes a region encoding these proteins:
- the igflr1 gene encoding IGF-like family receptor 1 yields MGYSQKCTDLTTRWKNSQCVPCDLKPGHEVTPNCGFDDKGGRHDSPFRSCKPASTFNTGSWAYCQPCRSCPPGYITVSPCSTTTDTQCREARNHTTQVPDKETTTKTSTPQTVSEFSTSQTTRESTSPEKTTEAPSVPLQHPSHLQWAVPLVILISIMLVVLSAVVIYMKRKRGQGTVLTYNRRSSYINAGFSSLSAPPDNSDLLEDVLSPTILSAPIQTVLDNLDVLEELVILLDPESHGVKNTKHLASHCSFPSTWITYSYSMKDSKSPLKAVLEGVTSRHPEWTVGHLAKMLRLMERNDAIAALAKLKLNQMDV; encoded by the exons ATGGGCTACTCTCAAAAATGCACCGATCTTACAACCCGCTGGAAAAACTCACAATGTGTGCCGTGTGATTTAAAGCCAG GACATGAAGTAACCCCTAACTGTGGCTTTGATGATAAGGGGGGGCGACACGACTCTCCATTCAGATCATGCAAACCAGCCAGTACGTTCAATACCGGCAGCTGGGCGTACTGTCAGCCCTGTCGCTCCTGCCCGCCCGGGTACATCACCGTGAGCCCCTGCAGCACAACCACTGACACGCAGTGCCGAGAAGCAAG gaaccATACGACCCAAGTTCCAGACAAA gaaacaacaacaaaaacatcaacaccTCAGACTGTCTCAGAATTTTCAACG AGTCAGACAACCCGAGAATCCACTTCACCAGAAAAAACCACTGAGGCACCTTCGGTCCCCCTTCAACACCCTAGCCATCTACAAT GGGCAGTACCACTGGTTATCCTTATTTCCATCATGCTGGTTGTGCTGTCTGCCGTTGTAATCTACATGAAGCGGAAAAGAG GTCAGGGCACAGTGTTGACTTATAACAGAAGATCATCATACATCAATGCGGggttctcttctctctctgctccacctGATAACAGTGATCTGCTGGAGGACGTTCTGA GTCCCACCATCCTGTCAGCACCTATACAGACAGTGCTGGACAACCTGGATGTTCTGGAGGAGCTAGTCATTTTGTTGGATCCAGAAAGCCATGGGgtaaaaaacaccaaacatctGGCCTCTCATTGctccttcccctccacctgGATTACTTACAGCTACTCCATGAAGGACAGTAAGAGCCCTCTGAAAGCCGTGCTGGAGGGGGTCACCAGCCGGCACCCTGAGTGGACAGTAGGACACCTGGCTAAGATGCTCCGACTTATGGAGCGCAACGATGCCATTGCTGCTCTTGCCAAACTCAAACTGAATCAGATGGACGTATAG